A genomic segment from Clarias gariepinus isolate MV-2021 ecotype Netherlands chromosome 11, CGAR_prim_01v2, whole genome shotgun sequence encodes:
- the LOC128532797 gene encoding odorant receptor 131-2-like, with amino-acid sequence MCTEECNSSHHLQLVHSSSIRLTVSILITQIFVWPFIYINILMLFTFFRKQAFTTETRYILFAHTLFVDLIFLMLTDFIIIISYGYVLMPMAFCIPFCMLMETLTTCTPLTITAMCVERYVAICMPLRHSSISTVSRTFKAIFIIWIISFLRPLVDLLTLVTTASKEYLSQFTFCYYEIMMPENWHRFMRGVLYILNFIIVLLVELFCYVMIVISAKAASVDKKSAVKGLRTISLHMLQLTLCTVEIICPYIETLIMELDIQLYLSVRFSNFIIFNLIARAVSTLVYGLKDERFYSALLYYIRCRQGNISSDRRVPNIVNIER; translated from the coding sequence ATGTGTACAGAAGAATGTAACAGCAGTCATCATTTACAACTGGTCCATTCATCATCAATAAGACTTActgtatcaatactcataaccCAGATCTTTGTATGGCCATTTATCTACATTAACATCCTTATGCTTTTTACGTTTTTTAGGAAACAAGCCTTCACAACCGAAACGCGCTATATTCTCTTTGCCCATACTTTATTTGTGGACTTAATTTTTCTTATGCTGAcagattttataataatcatttcaTATGGCTATGTACTGATGCCCATGGCATTCTGTATTCCATTTTGCATGCTCATGGAGACACTTACAACATGCACGCCATTAACTATCACTGCAATGTGTGTGGAACGTTATGTGGCCATTTGCATGCCTCTGAGACATAGTTCTATCTCCACTGTCAGCAGGACCTTTAaagctatttttattatttggattatAAGCTTCCTAAGACCTCTTGTGGATCTGCTCACCCTTGTAACAACTGCCTCGAAAGAATATCTGTCTCAGTTTACTTTCTGTTATTATGAAATTATGATGCCAGAAAACTGGCACCGCTTTATGAGGGGTGTTCTATATATCTTAAATTTTATAATAGTTTTACTTGTTGAGTTATTTTGTTATGTTATGATTGTGATCTCTGCCAAAGCAGCCTCTGTTGACAAGAAGTCAGCAGTTAAAGGTCTGCGCACCATCTCTTTACATATGCTTCAGCTCACACTGTGTACAGTTGAAATAATTTGTCCATATATTGAAACATTAATTATGGAGCTAGATATCCAGTTGTATCTGTCAGTCCGGTTTTCCAATTTCATAATATTCAATCTTATCGCCAGGGCAGTGAGTACACTTGTTTATGGTTTAAAAGATGAAAGATTTTATTCAGCACTACTGTACTACATTAGATGTAGACAAGGTAATATTTCATCTGACAGGAGAGTACCAAATATTGTCAATatagaaagataa